Proteins encoded together in one Electrophorus electricus isolate fEleEle1 chromosome 9, fEleEle1.pri, whole genome shotgun sequence window:
- the tctn2 gene encoding tectonic-2 isoform X2 — translation MPKTPSDVCLNLVSQMLLVVMLLKEDATCSVVFQPSSLVVSGPSASAFLVGNVSDISLTISNVSPSNTTGGLPPPSCAPSSSVQWTLSQELMGRSGLLVRVSLNRSLQLCGNETECCARPLCVRETLRVSACQGNTLLTSLTVQAEIYALLPSAGHVSGNKTVIPNQVFQPLGRCPCDLLPGECDIRCCCDQDCTPELLSLFAGQCLPGPFGGHVTPAPDYSCSAQSAENAPDWFPFLCVTSPSENNPLLGLFYQGKTVTPKPAPSFQTKQVTPPAPPTSYRQGDPIFRMDDQYFTIPQMAVLGRCLEKAPVAFLQDFEAACVSVLQECPGPAAELGVAVRDGLGGVVTVSVVDEVITDPSSFLSNPAKVDSGPAQASGKQLCVSVVLALSYTMYWKSNGLSAISVTRRIGNVTFNPGVSLTNRYSALFVNGNVTAQHNSGNPGYQVGRPVIGGFLDSTTGAIRRAPISLWQAVGNGQCSTADLRPVLYGLNSTSGCLVSVSLLNLTQCSQFRETVWTALAALVPATLVSRTGKPDFSTLANWTRVTTVVQNSSQPAGVSSGVCSGVPTHLHIHIRSAIMGTVEGVPQNMIEAVELSFKETTWSVECDTSGSNPCVTPDLMQSFSITSSVTFTVAPISLEVPKTRFRINFTEFDCERNDVCWPELVFPLTTYYKGEPHSQALAKGLILVFFFIAASVLGTPWRQIRQAWGSIQL, via the exons ATGCCAAAAACGCCATCAGATGTCTGTTTGAATCTTGTGTCTCAGATGTTGCTAGTTGTGATGCTTTTGAAAGAAGATGCTACATGCAGTGTTG tttttcaacCATCATCTCTTGTTGTGTCTGGCCCAAGTGCATCTGCCTTTTTGGTCGGGAATGTGTCGGACATATCTCTGACCATCAGCAATGTCTCGCCCTCCAACACCACAG GAGgcctccctccaccctcctgtgCTCCATCCTCTTCTGTTCAGTGGACTCTGTCTCAGGAGCTTATGGGAAGG AGTGGCCTCCTGGTGCGTGTCAGTCTTAACCGGAGCCTGCAGCTGTGTGGGAATGAGACGGAGTGCTGTGCTCGGCCACTGTGTGTCAGGGAGACCTTGCGAGTGTCTGCATGTCAAGGCAACACTCTCCTAACATCTCTCACTGTGCAGGCTGAGATCTATGCTcttctgccctctgctggccatgTGTCAG GAAATAAGACGGTGATCCCTAACCAGGTGTTCCAGCCCCTGGGACGTTGCCCATGTGACCTGTTGCCAGGAGAATGTGACATACGGTGCTGCTGTGACCAA GACTGTACTCCAGAACTGCTGTCGCTTTTTGCTGGTCAGTGTCTTCCTGGACCATTTGGAGGGCATGTCACTCCTGCTCCAGACTACAGCTGCTCCGCCCAGTCTGCTGAAAATGCTCCTGATTGGTTCCCTTTTCTCTGCGTGACCTCTCCCTCTGAAAACAACCCTTTACTAGGACTCTTCTACCAGGGGAAGACAGT TACCCCAAAGCCTGCTCCATCTTTTCAGACTAAGCAGGTAACGCCTCCTGCACCTCCCACAAGCTACCGCCAGGGGGACCCCATCTTCAGGATGGACGACCAGTACTTCACCATCCCACAG ATGGCCGTGCTGGGGCGGTGTTTGGAGAAGGCCCCGGTGGCCTTCCTGCAGGACTTTGAGGccgcgtgtgtgagtgtcctGCAGGAGTGCCCAGGACCGGCAGCTGAGCTGGGCGTGGCAGTGAGAGACGGGCTGGGAG GAGTCGTCACAGTCAGTGTTGTGGATGAAGTGATCACAGACCCCAGCTCATTCCTTTCAAATCCTGCAAAAGTTGATTCTG GCCCAGCGCAGGCATCTGGGAAACAGCTGTGCGTCAGTGTGGTTCTTGCATTGAGCTACACCATGTACTGGAAGAGCAATGGTCTCTCTGCCATCAGTGTTACCCGCCGCATTGGAAACGTCACTTTCAACCCCGGAG TGTCTCTAACCAACAGATACTCTGCACTGTTTGTGAATGGAAATGTAACCGCTCAGCACAACTCGGGTAACCCAG GTTATCAGGTAGGAAGGCCTGTGATTGGTGGATTTTTGGATTCTACAACTGGAGCTATACGAAGAGCTCCAATCAGCCTCTGGCAAGCAG TGGGAAATGGCCAGTGCTCGActgctgacctgagaccagTCCTTTATGGGTTGAACTCCACATCAGGCTGTCTGGTGTCCGTAAGCCTGCTGAACCTCACGCAGTGCAGCCAGTTCAG AGAAACAGTCTGGACAGCTTTGGCTGCATTGGTTCCTGCTACATTGGTGTCCAGGACAGGAAAGCCAGACTTTTCCACACTGGCCAACTGGACTCGTGTTACCA CTGTGGTGCAGAACTCCAGTCAGCCAGCAGGGGTCAGCAGTGGTGTATGTTCTGGAGTTCCAACTCATCTGCACATTCACATCAGGAGTGCCATCATGGGAACGGTGGAAGGTGTGCCACAGAACATGATCGAGGCAGTAGAGTTAAG ttttaaagagACTACATGGAGTGTAGAGTGTGATACATCTGGGAGTAACCCCTGTGTGACTCCTGACTTGATGCAGTCTTTCTCTATAACCTCTTCTGTGACCTTTACTGTGGCACCCATCAGCTTGGAAGTCCCTAAGACCAG ATTCCGCATTAACTTCACAGAGTTTGACTGTGAGAGGAATGATGTGTGCTGGCCTGAGCTTGTGTTCCCTCTCACAACCTACTACAAAG GCGAGCCTCACTCCCAGGCTCTGGCTAAAGGACTCATCCTTGTGTTCTTCTTCATCGCCGCCTCTGTGCTCGGAACGCCGTGGAGACAAATCAGACAAGCATGGGGCAGCATCCAACTCtga
- the ccl19a.1 gene encoding C-C motif chemokine 19a.1, with protein MDCLQWTPCRGVALWLAALLLSSNLEVSLGNHALDCCLTVNPKPIPKAIVSSYREQLKDDGCSINAIVFQTKRGIHLCAPPQDDWAKELKVFLDVRSKRCLKNKKKHCQRMKPKSA; from the exons ATGGACTGCCTGCAATGGACTCCCTGCCGTGGTGTGGCTCTCTGGCTGGCTGCTCTGCTTCTCAGCTCTAACCTGGAAG tatcCCTTGGAAACCATGCACTCGACTGCTGTTTGACGGTTAACCCTAAACCAATTCCAAAAGCAATTGTCTCCAGTTACCGTGAGCAACTGAAAGATGATGGATGCTCAATCAATGCCATTGT GTTCCAAACCAAGAGAGGCATACATCTGTGTGCTCCACCTCAAGATGACTGGGCCAAGGAACTGAAGGTTTTTTTGGATGTAAGATCGAAGAGATGCCTTAAGAACAAG AAGAAACATTGTCAACGCATGAAACCCAAGTCTGCTTGA
- the ccl19a.2 gene encoding C-C motif chemokine 19a.2 gives MLTASTAFILSTALFWCSADGFTDHAIDCCLTTTGQFLPRHIAVSYTMQEKSACRIPATVFITRKNKKICSPPLEDARYPWVKKLITHLDNLNALPQ, from the exons atgctgaCTGCTAGCACTGCTTTTATCCTCTCTACGGCACTGTTCTGGTGCAGCGCGGACG gTTTCACTGATCATGCCATTGACTGCTGTCTGACCACCACAGGACAATTCCTTCCTCGGCACATTGCAGTGTCATACACAATGCAAGAGAAGAGTGCTTGCCGCATTCCGGCGACTGT CTTCATCACAAGGAAGAACAAGAAAATCTGTTCTCCTCCCTTAGAGGATGCACGATATCCCTGGGTGAAGAAACTTATCACACACCTGGACAATCTTAATG CTTTACCGCAGTAA
- the tctn2 gene encoding tectonic-2 isoform X3, with product MQCCASAFLVGNVSDISLTISNVSPSNTTGGLPPPSCAPSSSVQWTLSQELMGRSGLLVRVSLNRSLQLCGNETECCARPLCVRETLRVSACQGNTLLTSLTVQAEIYALLPSAGHVSGNKTVIPNQVFQPLGRCPCDLLPGECDIRCCCDQDCTPELLSLFAGQCLPGPFGGHVTPAPDYSCSAQSAENAPDWFPFLCVTSPSENNPLLGLFYQGKTVTPKPAPSFQTKQVTPPAPPTSYRQGDPIFRMDDQYFTIPQMAVLGRCLEKAPVAFLQDFEAACVSVLQECPGPAAELGVAVRDGLGGVVTVSVVDEVITDPSSFLSNPAKVDSAGPAQASGKQLCVSVVLALSYTMYWKSNGLSAISVTRRIGNVTFNPGVSLTNRYSALFVNGNVTAQHNSGNPGYQVGRPVIGGFLDSTTGAIRRAPISLWQAVGNGQCSTADLRPVLYGLNSTSGCLVSVSLLNLTQCSQFRETVWTALAALVPATLVSRTGKPDFSTLANWTRVTTVVQNSSQPAGVSSGVCSGVPTHLHIHIRSAIMGTVEGVPQNMIEAVELSFKETTWSVECDTSGSNPCVTPDLMQSFSITSSVTFTVAPISLEVPKTRFRINFTEFDCERNDVCWPELVFPLTTYYKGEPHSQALAKGLILVFFFIAASVLGTPWRQIRQAWGSIQL from the exons ATGCAGTGTTG TGCATCTGCCTTTTTGGTCGGGAATGTGTCGGACATATCTCTGACCATCAGCAATGTCTCGCCCTCCAACACCACAG GAGgcctccctccaccctcctgtgCTCCATCCTCTTCTGTTCAGTGGACTCTGTCTCAGGAGCTTATGGGAAGG AGTGGCCTCCTGGTGCGTGTCAGTCTTAACCGGAGCCTGCAGCTGTGTGGGAATGAGACGGAGTGCTGTGCTCGGCCACTGTGTGTCAGGGAGACCTTGCGAGTGTCTGCATGTCAAGGCAACACTCTCCTAACATCTCTCACTGTGCAGGCTGAGATCTATGCTcttctgccctctgctggccatgTGTCAG GAAATAAGACGGTGATCCCTAACCAGGTGTTCCAGCCCCTGGGACGTTGCCCATGTGACCTGTTGCCAGGAGAATGTGACATACGGTGCTGCTGTGACCAA GACTGTACTCCAGAACTGCTGTCGCTTTTTGCTGGTCAGTGTCTTCCTGGACCATTTGGAGGGCATGTCACTCCTGCTCCAGACTACAGCTGCTCCGCCCAGTCTGCTGAAAATGCTCCTGATTGGTTCCCTTTTCTCTGCGTGACCTCTCCCTCTGAAAACAACCCTTTACTAGGACTCTTCTACCAGGGGAAGACAGT TACCCCAAAGCCTGCTCCATCTTTTCAGACTAAGCAGGTAACGCCTCCTGCACCTCCCACAAGCTACCGCCAGGGGGACCCCATCTTCAGGATGGACGACCAGTACTTCACCATCCCACAG ATGGCCGTGCTGGGGCGGTGTTTGGAGAAGGCCCCGGTGGCCTTCCTGCAGGACTTTGAGGccgcgtgtgtgagtgtcctGCAGGAGTGCCCAGGACCGGCAGCTGAGCTGGGCGTGGCAGTGAGAGACGGGCTGGGAG GAGTCGTCACAGTCAGTGTTGTGGATGAAGTGATCACAGACCCCAGCTCATTCCTTTCAAATCCTGCAAAAGTTGATTCTG CAGGCCCAGCGCAGGCATCTGGGAAACAGCTGTGCGTCAGTGTGGTTCTTGCATTGAGCTACACCATGTACTGGAAGAGCAATGGTCTCTCTGCCATCAGTGTTACCCGCCGCATTGGAAACGTCACTTTCAACCCCGGAG TGTCTCTAACCAACAGATACTCTGCACTGTTTGTGAATGGAAATGTAACCGCTCAGCACAACTCGGGTAACCCAG GTTATCAGGTAGGAAGGCCTGTGATTGGTGGATTTTTGGATTCTACAACTGGAGCTATACGAAGAGCTCCAATCAGCCTCTGGCAAGCAG TGGGAAATGGCCAGTGCTCGActgctgacctgagaccagTCCTTTATGGGTTGAACTCCACATCAGGCTGTCTGGTGTCCGTAAGCCTGCTGAACCTCACGCAGTGCAGCCAGTTCAG AGAAACAGTCTGGACAGCTTTGGCTGCATTGGTTCCTGCTACATTGGTGTCCAGGACAGGAAAGCCAGACTTTTCCACACTGGCCAACTGGACTCGTGTTACCA CTGTGGTGCAGAACTCCAGTCAGCCAGCAGGGGTCAGCAGTGGTGTATGTTCTGGAGTTCCAACTCATCTGCACATTCACATCAGGAGTGCCATCATGGGAACGGTGGAAGGTGTGCCACAGAACATGATCGAGGCAGTAGAGTTAAG ttttaaagagACTACATGGAGTGTAGAGTGTGATACATCTGGGAGTAACCCCTGTGTGACTCCTGACTTGATGCAGTCTTTCTCTATAACCTCTTCTGTGACCTTTACTGTGGCACCCATCAGCTTGGAAGTCCCTAAGACCAG ATTCCGCATTAACTTCACAGAGTTTGACTGTGAGAGGAATGATGTGTGCTGGCCTGAGCTTGTGTTCCCTCTCACAACCTACTACAAAG GCGAGCCTCACTCCCAGGCTCTGGCTAAAGGACTCATCCTTGTGTTCTTCTTCATCGCCGCCTCTGTGCTCGGAACGCCGTGGAGACAAATCAGACAAGCATGGGGCAGCATCCAACTCtga
- the tctn2 gene encoding tectonic-2 isoform X4, whose product MPKTPSDVCLNLVSQMLLVVMLLKEDATCSVVFQPSSLVVSGPSASAFLVGNVSDISLTISNVSPSNTTGGLPPPSCAPSSSVQWTLSQELMGRSGLLVRVSLNRSLQLCGNETECCARPLCVRETLRVSACQGNTLLTSLTVQAEIYALLPSAGHVSGNKTVIPNQVFQPLGRCPCDLLPGECDIRCCCDQDCTPELLSLFAGQCLPGPFGGHVTPAPDYSCSAQSAENAPDWFPFLCVTSPSENNPLLGLFYQGKTVTPKPAPSFQTKQVTPPAPPTSYRQGDPIFRMDDQYFTIPQMAVLGRCLEKAPVAFLQDFEAACVSVLQECPGPAAELGVAVRDGLGGVVTVSVVDEVITDPSSFLSNPAKVDSAGPAQASGKQLCVSVVLALSYTMYWKSNGLSAISVTRRIGNVTFNPGVSLTNRYSALFVNGNVTAQHNSGNPGYQVGRPVIGGFLDSTTGAIRRAPISLWQAVGNGQCSTADLRPVLYGLNSTSGCLVSVSLLNLTQCSQFRETVWTALAALVPATLVSRTGKPDFSTLANWTRVTTVVQNSSQPAGVSSGVCSGVPTHLHIHIRSAIMGTVEGVPQNMIEAVELRFRINFTEFDCERNDVCWPELVFPLTTYYKGEPHSQALAKGLILVFFFIAASVLGTPWRQIRQAWGSIQL is encoded by the exons ATGCCAAAAACGCCATCAGATGTCTGTTTGAATCTTGTGTCTCAGATGTTGCTAGTTGTGATGCTTTTGAAAGAAGATGCTACATGCAGTGTTG tttttcaacCATCATCTCTTGTTGTGTCTGGCCCAAGTGCATCTGCCTTTTTGGTCGGGAATGTGTCGGACATATCTCTGACCATCAGCAATGTCTCGCCCTCCAACACCACAG GAGgcctccctccaccctcctgtgCTCCATCCTCTTCTGTTCAGTGGACTCTGTCTCAGGAGCTTATGGGAAGG AGTGGCCTCCTGGTGCGTGTCAGTCTTAACCGGAGCCTGCAGCTGTGTGGGAATGAGACGGAGTGCTGTGCTCGGCCACTGTGTGTCAGGGAGACCTTGCGAGTGTCTGCATGTCAAGGCAACACTCTCCTAACATCTCTCACTGTGCAGGCTGAGATCTATGCTcttctgccctctgctggccatgTGTCAG GAAATAAGACGGTGATCCCTAACCAGGTGTTCCAGCCCCTGGGACGTTGCCCATGTGACCTGTTGCCAGGAGAATGTGACATACGGTGCTGCTGTGACCAA GACTGTACTCCAGAACTGCTGTCGCTTTTTGCTGGTCAGTGTCTTCCTGGACCATTTGGAGGGCATGTCACTCCTGCTCCAGACTACAGCTGCTCCGCCCAGTCTGCTGAAAATGCTCCTGATTGGTTCCCTTTTCTCTGCGTGACCTCTCCCTCTGAAAACAACCCTTTACTAGGACTCTTCTACCAGGGGAAGACAGT TACCCCAAAGCCTGCTCCATCTTTTCAGACTAAGCAGGTAACGCCTCCTGCACCTCCCACAAGCTACCGCCAGGGGGACCCCATCTTCAGGATGGACGACCAGTACTTCACCATCCCACAG ATGGCCGTGCTGGGGCGGTGTTTGGAGAAGGCCCCGGTGGCCTTCCTGCAGGACTTTGAGGccgcgtgtgtgagtgtcctGCAGGAGTGCCCAGGACCGGCAGCTGAGCTGGGCGTGGCAGTGAGAGACGGGCTGGGAG GAGTCGTCACAGTCAGTGTTGTGGATGAAGTGATCACAGACCCCAGCTCATTCCTTTCAAATCCTGCAAAAGTTGATTCTG CAGGCCCAGCGCAGGCATCTGGGAAACAGCTGTGCGTCAGTGTGGTTCTTGCATTGAGCTACACCATGTACTGGAAGAGCAATGGTCTCTCTGCCATCAGTGTTACCCGCCGCATTGGAAACGTCACTTTCAACCCCGGAG TGTCTCTAACCAACAGATACTCTGCACTGTTTGTGAATGGAAATGTAACCGCTCAGCACAACTCGGGTAACCCAG GTTATCAGGTAGGAAGGCCTGTGATTGGTGGATTTTTGGATTCTACAACTGGAGCTATACGAAGAGCTCCAATCAGCCTCTGGCAAGCAG TGGGAAATGGCCAGTGCTCGActgctgacctgagaccagTCCTTTATGGGTTGAACTCCACATCAGGCTGTCTGGTGTCCGTAAGCCTGCTGAACCTCACGCAGTGCAGCCAGTTCAG AGAAACAGTCTGGACAGCTTTGGCTGCATTGGTTCCTGCTACATTGGTGTCCAGGACAGGAAAGCCAGACTTTTCCACACTGGCCAACTGGACTCGTGTTACCA CTGTGGTGCAGAACTCCAGTCAGCCAGCAGGGGTCAGCAGTGGTGTATGTTCTGGAGTTCCAACTCATCTGCACATTCACATCAGGAGTGCCATCATGGGAACGGTGGAAGGTGTGCCACAGAACATGATCGAGGCAGTAGAGTTAAG ATTCCGCATTAACTTCACAGAGTTTGACTGTGAGAGGAATGATGTGTGCTGGCCTGAGCTTGTGTTCCCTCTCACAACCTACTACAAAG GCGAGCCTCACTCCCAGGCTCTGGCTAAAGGACTCATCCTTGTGTTCTTCTTCATCGCCGCCTCTGTGCTCGGAACGCCGTGGAGACAAATCAGACAAGCATGGGGCAGCATCCAACTCtga
- the tctn2 gene encoding tectonic-2 isoform X1 encodes MPKTPSDVCLNLVSQMLLVVMLLKEDATCSVVFQPSSLVVSGPSASAFLVGNVSDISLTISNVSPSNTTGGLPPPSCAPSSSVQWTLSQELMGRSGLLVRVSLNRSLQLCGNETECCARPLCVRETLRVSACQGNTLLTSLTVQAEIYALLPSAGHVSGNKTVIPNQVFQPLGRCPCDLLPGECDIRCCCDQDCTPELLSLFAGQCLPGPFGGHVTPAPDYSCSAQSAENAPDWFPFLCVTSPSENNPLLGLFYQGKTVTPKPAPSFQTKQVTPPAPPTSYRQGDPIFRMDDQYFTIPQMAVLGRCLEKAPVAFLQDFEAACVSVLQECPGPAAELGVAVRDGLGGVVTVSVVDEVITDPSSFLSNPAKVDSAGPAQASGKQLCVSVVLALSYTMYWKSNGLSAISVTRRIGNVTFNPGVSLTNRYSALFVNGNVTAQHNSGNPGYQVGRPVIGGFLDSTTGAIRRAPISLWQAVGNGQCSTADLRPVLYGLNSTSGCLVSVSLLNLTQCSQFRETVWTALAALVPATLVSRTGKPDFSTLANWTRVTTVVQNSSQPAGVSSGVCSGVPTHLHIHIRSAIMGTVEGVPQNMIEAVELSFKETTWSVECDTSGSNPCVTPDLMQSFSITSSVTFTVAPISLEVPKTRFRINFTEFDCERNDVCWPELVFPLTTYYKGEPHSQALAKGLILVFFFIAASVLGTPWRQIRQAWGSIQL; translated from the exons ATGCCAAAAACGCCATCAGATGTCTGTTTGAATCTTGTGTCTCAGATGTTGCTAGTTGTGATGCTTTTGAAAGAAGATGCTACATGCAGTGTTG tttttcaacCATCATCTCTTGTTGTGTCTGGCCCAAGTGCATCTGCCTTTTTGGTCGGGAATGTGTCGGACATATCTCTGACCATCAGCAATGTCTCGCCCTCCAACACCACAG GAGgcctccctccaccctcctgtgCTCCATCCTCTTCTGTTCAGTGGACTCTGTCTCAGGAGCTTATGGGAAGG AGTGGCCTCCTGGTGCGTGTCAGTCTTAACCGGAGCCTGCAGCTGTGTGGGAATGAGACGGAGTGCTGTGCTCGGCCACTGTGTGTCAGGGAGACCTTGCGAGTGTCTGCATGTCAAGGCAACACTCTCCTAACATCTCTCACTGTGCAGGCTGAGATCTATGCTcttctgccctctgctggccatgTGTCAG GAAATAAGACGGTGATCCCTAACCAGGTGTTCCAGCCCCTGGGACGTTGCCCATGTGACCTGTTGCCAGGAGAATGTGACATACGGTGCTGCTGTGACCAA GACTGTACTCCAGAACTGCTGTCGCTTTTTGCTGGTCAGTGTCTTCCTGGACCATTTGGAGGGCATGTCACTCCTGCTCCAGACTACAGCTGCTCCGCCCAGTCTGCTGAAAATGCTCCTGATTGGTTCCCTTTTCTCTGCGTGACCTCTCCCTCTGAAAACAACCCTTTACTAGGACTCTTCTACCAGGGGAAGACAGT TACCCCAAAGCCTGCTCCATCTTTTCAGACTAAGCAGGTAACGCCTCCTGCACCTCCCACAAGCTACCGCCAGGGGGACCCCATCTTCAGGATGGACGACCAGTACTTCACCATCCCACAG ATGGCCGTGCTGGGGCGGTGTTTGGAGAAGGCCCCGGTGGCCTTCCTGCAGGACTTTGAGGccgcgtgtgtgagtgtcctGCAGGAGTGCCCAGGACCGGCAGCTGAGCTGGGCGTGGCAGTGAGAGACGGGCTGGGAG GAGTCGTCACAGTCAGTGTTGTGGATGAAGTGATCACAGACCCCAGCTCATTCCTTTCAAATCCTGCAAAAGTTGATTCTG CAGGCCCAGCGCAGGCATCTGGGAAACAGCTGTGCGTCAGTGTGGTTCTTGCATTGAGCTACACCATGTACTGGAAGAGCAATGGTCTCTCTGCCATCAGTGTTACCCGCCGCATTGGAAACGTCACTTTCAACCCCGGAG TGTCTCTAACCAACAGATACTCTGCACTGTTTGTGAATGGAAATGTAACCGCTCAGCACAACTCGGGTAACCCAG GTTATCAGGTAGGAAGGCCTGTGATTGGTGGATTTTTGGATTCTACAACTGGAGCTATACGAAGAGCTCCAATCAGCCTCTGGCAAGCAG TGGGAAATGGCCAGTGCTCGActgctgacctgagaccagTCCTTTATGGGTTGAACTCCACATCAGGCTGTCTGGTGTCCGTAAGCCTGCTGAACCTCACGCAGTGCAGCCAGTTCAG AGAAACAGTCTGGACAGCTTTGGCTGCATTGGTTCCTGCTACATTGGTGTCCAGGACAGGAAAGCCAGACTTTTCCACACTGGCCAACTGGACTCGTGTTACCA CTGTGGTGCAGAACTCCAGTCAGCCAGCAGGGGTCAGCAGTGGTGTATGTTCTGGAGTTCCAACTCATCTGCACATTCACATCAGGAGTGCCATCATGGGAACGGTGGAAGGTGTGCCACAGAACATGATCGAGGCAGTAGAGTTAAG ttttaaagagACTACATGGAGTGTAGAGTGTGATACATCTGGGAGTAACCCCTGTGTGACTCCTGACTTGATGCAGTCTTTCTCTATAACCTCTTCTGTGACCTTTACTGTGGCACCCATCAGCTTGGAAGTCCCTAAGACCAG ATTCCGCATTAACTTCACAGAGTTTGACTGTGAGAGGAATGATGTGTGCTGGCCTGAGCTTGTGTTCCCTCTCACAACCTACTACAAAG GCGAGCCTCACTCCCAGGCTCTGGCTAAAGGACTCATCCTTGTGTTCTTCTTCATCGCCGCCTCTGTGCTCGGAACGCCGTGGAGACAAATCAGACAAGCATGGGGCAGCATCCAACTCtga